In the Aliarcobacter cryaerophilus genome, one interval contains:
- a CDS encoding TIGR00282 family metallophosphoesterase, which produces MRIGFIGDIVGRPGRKIIKDSLKNIKEEHKIDFIIANGENASHGFGLTIDSSKELFSSGIDLITGGNHSFDKKKDVQYLHESGNVLRPDNYPEGVVGSGFKICDIKIEERDEKLAVINLMGQFAMPLVENPFNWATKLIKNLEEQNIKNIFVDFHGEATSEKRVMLMMFKNRVSAICGTHTHVGTDDLQIFENTAYLTDIGLTGCYDNVIGMDEKAPIKRATTGIGSHFEVPNSCKSILQMMVVDIEDGKAINSYKIKKYCNSSKLHISDAIII; this is translated from the coding sequence TTGAGAATAGGATTTATAGGTGATATAGTAGGTCGTCCAGGAAGAAAGATTATAAAAGATAGTTTAAAAAATATTAAAGAAGAGCATAAAATAGATTTTATAATAGCAAATGGTGAAAATGCAAGTCATGGTTTTGGGCTTACAATTGATAGTTCAAAAGAGCTATTTTCTAGTGGAATTGATTTAATTACAGGTGGTAATCATAGTTTTGATAAGAAAAAAGATGTTCAATATTTACATGAAAGTGGAAATGTTTTACGACCAGATAATTATCCAGAAGGTGTAGTTGGTAGCGGTTTTAAAATATGTGATATTAAAATTGAAGAAAGAGATGAAAAATTAGCAGTTATAAATCTTATGGGACAATTTGCAATGCCTTTAGTTGAAAATCCATTTAATTGGGCTACAAAATTAATAAAAAATTTAGAGGAACAAAATATTAAAAATATTTTTGTAGATTTTCATGGTGAAGCAACTAGTGAAAAAAGAGTTATGCTTATGATGTTTAAAAACAGGGTTAGTGCAATTTGTGGAACACATACTCATGTAGGAACAGATGATTTACAAATTTTTGAAAATACTGCATATTTGACAGATATTGGATTAACTGGTTGTTATGACAATGTTATAGGAATGGATGAAAAAGCACCAATTAAAAGAGCAACAACAGGAATAGGTAGTCACTTTGAAGTTCCAAACTCTTGTAAATCAATACTTCAAATGATGGTTGTAGATATAGAAGATGGAAAAGCTATCAACTCTTATAAGATAAAAAAATATTGCAATAGCAGTAAATTGCATATTAGTGATGCAATAATTATTTAA
- the panD gene encoding aspartate 1-decarboxylase: protein MTFEMLYSKIHRATVSDANLNYVGSITIDEELMKASNLRVGQKVDVVNINNGERFQTYVIKGEFGKKDMCLNGAAARKVSVGDKIIVIAYATYNEEELKNYKPTVVLVDDKNNIELITNDLLGGNYV from the coding sequence ATGACTTTTGAAATGTTATACAGCAAAATTCATAGAGCAACTGTTAGCGATGCAAATTTAAACTATGTTGGTTCAATTACTATTGATGAAGAGTTGATGAAAGCTAGTAATCTAAGAGTTGGGCAAAAAGTTGATGTTGTAAATATTAATAATGGTGAGAGATTTCAAACTTATGTAATAAAAGGTGAGTTTGGTAAAAAAGATATGTGTCTAAATGGTGCAGCTGCTAGAAAAGTATCTGTTGGAGATAAGATAATTGTAATAGCTTATGCAACATATAATGAAGAAGAGTTAAAAAATTATAAACCAACTGTTGTGTTAGTAGATGATAAAAACAATATTGAACTTATTACAAATGATTTATTAGGTGGTAACTATGTTTGA
- the groES gene encoding co-chaperone GroES: protein MNFKPLGERVLVERTEVENKTASGIIIPDNAKEKPQTAKVIAVGSKVEDVKVGDTIVFEQYRGTEIKLEGKDYLVLNVENIIGVM from the coding sequence ATGAATTTTAAACCACTAGGTGAGAGAGTTCTTGTTGAAAGAACTGAGGTTGAGAACAAAACTGCAAGTGGAATTATAATTCCAGATAATGCTAAAGAAAAACCTCAAACTGCTAAAGTTATTGCAGTTGGAAGTAAAGTTGAAGATGTAAAAGTTGGAGATACAATTGTATTTGAACAATATAGAGGAACTGAAATAAAACTTGAAGGAAAAGATTATTTAGTTCTAAATGTTGAAAATATAATTGGTGTTATGTAA
- a CDS encoding polyprenyl synthetase family protein produces the protein MKELLEKFEDYLLNNLPKIDTFHPHFENAMQDMLKAGGKRFRPMLLLSVVKSKKPLLIENALKVALAVEFLHTYSLIHDDLPSMDNSDLRRGFTTLHKKYDEVTAILVGDALNSESFNLIANSSLHNDVKIELIKLLGENGGLNGMIIGQAIDCQFEKQKLELEKLEFLHVHKTAKLIAASLKMGAIISNYDENIQEDLYNFGLDLGLLFQIQDDIIDELESSEIAGKTTKNDSFKNSFVNLLGLEDALKSADKLAKKCLETMNSFDKNLKDSLFELLINYINRHKKYNS, from the coding sequence ATGAAAGAACTTTTAGAAAAATTTGAGGATTATTTACTTAATAATCTACCAAAAATAGATACTTTTCACCCACATTTTGAAAATGCTATGCAAGATATGTTAAAAGCTGGTGGAAAAAGATTTAGACCGATGTTACTTTTGAGTGTTGTAAAATCAAAGAAACCTTTGCTTATAGAAAATGCTTTAAAAGTTGCACTTGCAGTTGAATTTTTGCATACTTATTCTTTAATTCATGATGATTTACCATCTATGGATAATTCTGACTTAAGAAGAGGTTTTACTACTTTACATAAAAAATATGATGAAGTAACGGCTATTTTGGTAGGAGATGCTCTAAATAGTGAGAGTTTTAATTTAATAGCAAATTCATCACTCCATAATGATGTAAAAATAGAACTTATTAAACTTTTGGGCGAAAATGGTGGATTAAATGGTATGATTATTGGTCAAGCAATAGATTGCCAATTTGAAAAGCAAAAATTGGAACTTGAAAAATTAGAGTTTTTACATGTTCATAAAACGGCAAAGTTAATAGCTGCAAGTTTAAAAATGGGTGCTATTATTTCAAATTATGATGAAAATATACAAGAAGATTTATATAATTTTGGCTTAGATTTAGGTCTTCTTTTCCAAATTCAAGATGATATTATAGATGAACTTGAAAGCAGTGAAATTGCTGGAAAAACTACAAAAAATGATAGTTTTAAAAACTCTTTTGTAAATTTATTAGGACTTGAAGATGCTTTAAAAAGTGCAGATAAATTGGCTAAAAAGTGTTTAGAAACTATGAATAGTTTTGATAAGAATTTAAAAGATTCACTTTTTGAACTTCTAATAAATTATATAAATAGACATAAAAAATACAACTCTTAG
- the ubiE gene encoding bifunctional demethylmenaquinone methyltransferase/2-methoxy-6-polyprenyl-1,4-benzoquinol methylase UbiE: MEKQEKIVSMFNNIAPTYDKANRVLSMGIDKSWRDKACNKTFELYGKKEIEKIVDVACGTGDMIIFWKQNANKKGITLKNIVGIDPSVGMMEVGKKKLPEVEFIEAFATSMPLENESADIVSISYGIRNVVQREDAFVEFARVLKKGGLVVISEFTKNQKETPIDYLTAFYMDKILPVVGGIISKNKEAYRYLPDSIDEFLTTSNLQKELKNAGLEPIYTKAFSMKISTLIIAKKI, encoded by the coding sequence ATGGAAAAACAAGAAAAAATAGTATCAATGTTTAATAATATTGCACCAACTTATGATAAAGCAAATAGAGTTTTATCTATGGGAATAGATAAAAGTTGGAGAGATAAAGCTTGTAATAAAACTTTTGAATTATATGGTAAAAAAGAGATAGAAAAAATAGTAGATGTTGCTTGTGGAACTGGTGATATGATAATTTTTTGGAAACAAAATGCAAATAAAAAAGGAATTACTCTAAAAAATATTGTTGGAATAGATCCAAGTGTTGGTATGATGGAAGTTGGAAAGAAAAAACTTCCAGAAGTTGAATTTATAGAAGCTTTTGCAACATCTATGCCACTTGAAAATGAGAGTGCTGATATAGTATCAATCTCTTATGGAATTAGAAATGTAGTTCAAAGAGAAGATGCTTTTGTAGAGTTTGCAAGAGTTCTTAAAAAAGGTGGTTTAGTTGTAATTAGTGAATTTACAAAAAATCAAAAAGAGACACCAATTGATTATTTAACAGCATTTTATATGGATAAAATTTTACCAGTTGTTGGTGGAATAATATCAAAAAATAAAGAGGCTTATAGATATTTACCAGACTCTATTGATGAGTTTTTAACAACATCAAATTTACAAAAAGAGCTTAAAAATGCTGGATTAGAACCAATATACACAAAAGCTTTTTCTATGAAAATTTCTACACTAATAATTGCAAAAAAAATATAG
- the xseA gene encoding exodeoxyribonuclease VII large subunit has translation MNPISVTTLNTQIKSLLETTFMQVFVSGEISNLVTHSSGHIYFSIKDDNSTISCVMFKGNTKYLKFELENGQKVQITANITVFVPRGNYQLLCTKIEPDGIGSLALAYEQLKTKLQAKGYFEQSIKKPLPKYPKKIAIVTSATGAAIEDMKKVASARWNLVELILIPTLVQGNGSIEDIAKNIKFADSLNCDIVIVGRGGGSIEDLWSFNSEIVADAIFNSNTPIISAVGHEIDYLISDFVADVRAATPSNAMEIALPSQSEHLLYIDSLIENFQKVLKTTFEKKEQELKNLKASFEQNSINSKLFFVESQIKLLKEQFFQTLNQKFQIASNILESLKSNYLLNNPEHRQKDGLVELSKNKKLINLDLVKVDDIVELQSIDIIAECKIISLSKQKVK, from the coding sequence ATGAATCCAATTAGTGTAACTACTTTAAATACACAAATAAAATCTCTTTTAGAGACAACTTTTATGCAAGTTTTTGTTTCTGGAGAGATTTCAAACCTAGTGACTCATAGCTCTGGGCACATATATTTTTCGATCAAAGATGATAATTCAACAATATCTTGTGTTATGTTTAAAGGTAATACAAAATATCTTAAATTTGAGTTAGAAAATGGACAAAAAGTACAAATAACTGCAAATATAACTGTTTTTGTTCCAAGAGGAAATTATCAACTTCTTTGTACTAAAATTGAGCCAGATGGAATAGGAAGTTTGGCTTTAGCATATGAGCAACTTAAAACAAAACTTCAAGCAAAAGGTTATTTTGAACAAAGTATAAAAAAGCCTCTTCCAAAATATCCAAAAAAAATTGCAATTGTAACAAGTGCTACAGGTGCTGCTATAGAAGATATGAAAAAAGTTGCAAGTGCTAGATGGAATTTAGTTGAGTTAATACTTATTCCAACTCTTGTTCAAGGAAATGGAAGTATTGAAGATATTGCAAAAAATATAAAATTTGCTGATAGTTTAAATTGTGATATTGTAATAGTAGGAAGAGGTGGAGGAAGTATTGAAGATTTATGGTCTTTTAATAGTGAAATTGTTGCAGATGCAATTTTTAACTCAAATACACCAATAATTTCTGCTGTTGGACATGAAATAGATTATTTAATAAGTGATTTTGTAGCAGATGTAAGAGCTGCAACTCCATCAAATGCTATGGAAATAGCACTTCCTAGTCAAAGTGAACATCTTTTATATATAGATAGTTTAATTGAAAATTTTCAAAAAGTTTTAAAAACAACTTTTGAAAAAAAAGAGCAAGAGCTTAAAAACTTAAAAGCAAGTTTTGAGCAAAATTCAATAAATTCTAAACTATTTTTTGTAGAGTCACAAATAAAACTTTTAAAAGAGCAGTTTTTTCAAACTTTAAATCAAAAGTTTCAAATTGCTTCTAATATTTTGGAGAGTTTAAAATCAAATTATCTTTTAAATAATCCAGAACATAGACAAAAAGATGGTTTAGTTGAATTGAGTAAAAATAAGAAGCTTATAAATTTGGATTTAGTAAAAGTAGATGATATTGTAGAGCTACAATCCATTGATATAATTGCAGAGTGTAAAATAATTAGTTTAAGTAAACAAAAGGTAAAATAA
- a CDS encoding peptidylprolyl isomerase, producing MKKIIFLFLSFALFLFANEDTKKDPIAIFDTSKGIVKIELKPKIAPKAVENFIGLAKKGYYDGQIFHRVIKGFMIQGGDPTGTGAGGESIWNKSFEDEFAPNAVFDKPFILAMANRGKNTNGSQFFITTAPTYWLNGMHTIFGYVISGKDVVKDIENVKTNGRSGGDKPLEDVKINKITIEE from the coding sequence ATGAAAAAGATTATATTTCTCTTTTTATCTTTTGCACTTTTTTTATTTGCAAATGAGGATACAAAAAAAGATCCTATTGCTATTTTTGATACATCTAAAGGTATTGTAAAAATAGAATTAAAACCAAAAATAGCTCCAAAAGCTGTTGAAAATTTTATTGGTTTAGCAAAAAAAGGTTACTATGATGGGCAAATTTTTCACAGAGTTATAAAAGGATTTATGATTCAAGGTGGTGATCCTACTGGAACTGGTGCTGGTGGAGAGTCTATTTGGAACAAAAGTTTTGAAGATGAGTTTGCACCAAATGCAGTTTTTGATAAACCATTTATTTTAGCTATGGCAAATAGAGGTAAAAATACAAATGGAAGTCAATTTTTTATAACAACAGCTCCAACATACTGGTTAAATGGAATGCACACAATTTTTGGATATGTAATTAGTGGTAAAGATGTTGTAAAAGATATTGAAAATGTAAAAACAAATGGAAGAAGTGGTGGCGATAAACCTTTAGAAGATGTTAAAATAAATAAAATTACAATAGAAGAGTAA
- a CDS encoding chemotaxis protein CheW: MEHNHEKSATPNITEFMTFELGKMKYAIELPKIKEILTYPDNITILPNTSDWVKGLINSRGEVVPILDIRIKFNTGPALYDVNTSIIIVITEDKRMVGIVVDLVDDTQKIDTSMLASVSEMGSGIPARYLKGYVRVEDNKMLVIMDIEKVVCKEELED, from the coding sequence ATGGAACATAATCATGAAAAAAGCGCTACTCCAAATATAACTGAGTTTATGACATTCGAATTGGGGAAAATGAAATATGCTATTGAGTTACCAAAAATAAAAGAGATATTGACTTATCCAGATAATATTACTATTTTACCAAATACTTCTGATTGGGTAAAAGGTTTAATTAATTCAAGAGGAGAAGTTGTTCCTATTTTAGATATTAGAATTAAGTTTAATACAGGTCCAGCTCTTTATGATGTTAATACTTCTATTATTATAGTAATTACAGAAGATAAAAGAATGGTTGGAATTGTAGTTGATTTAGTTGATGATACACAAAAAATAGATACTTCAATGTTAGCTTCAGTTTCTGAGATGGGTTCTGGAATTCCTGCTAGGTATTTAAAAGGTTATGTAAGAGTAGAAGATAATAAAATGCTAGTTATTATGGATATCGAAAAAGTTGTTTGTAAAGAAGAGCTAGAGGATTAA
- a CDS encoding PAS domain-containing sensor histidine kinase: protein MKSSFYIKLFGAFTLFILILLFLINIAFNSFYSMYSNKIEVKKIEYILDTQALKFEDYIKNYSDKLLLIEPILSKMNNQNEIKSFVNDSLFKDLNILTFRVVDFDSKEILKLVNRNKEDNYFSQRLKSIFMEPYFKELQSLNKFDIFSYCEDEENNFLNFAIRGENKFYILKVDLKTILDEISNSYNKKILIKDINGNFLNEEMSQISLDEYIYKKVYIKNDKFYTFLMDKTIDEKSNFIKDYYIAIVFVVFVLALVLASVFAYIINKENKKIADENKKLNFDIVENSLVLNENQKIMNEHIMFIQIDKDGIINEVSIAFSDFLGYSRSELLGHSYKLFVFKDMKQVFKKAVKKELNKSTFELKNVQGKRKNLESFWVDIFVEEQIENNQTIAYNIICQDVTDKKRIYKLYKDLNLKIEEYDAIFENVQSGIALLNLENKFVKVNNKISELLGYSKDEILKLSPIDIISSSSKKLLENMLRDIADFTKILKIEIIFIKKDNTPIHLELSLILLPKKARIIFIINSLEDKRELQELNSNLEKRIKKELEKSKAKDKIHYQEQLKSAKLSYIGVLSAGITHEINTPLTYVKGNLELMHYDIESLDDSDIKNRMLQDSKKIKEGLNRIANIVESMREISHSNEGEKRDFNVYATILTALTMAHNRAKHISKIYLNGEIFDINNIDNNRFIFMSNIQKQRIEQIWIIIINNALDELVKIEDYENRELKIDILEEKNNILVRFKDNAGGLSKEILKKLFEPFTSSKNQGGMGIGLSIAKKIVEEHNGSIKAYNEDNGALFEVRLRKIKEDKV from the coding sequence TTGAAGAGTTCATTTTATATAAAACTTTTTGGTGCATTTACTCTTTTTATTTTAATACTTCTATTTCTTATAAATATTGCTTTTAATAGTTTTTATTCAATGTATAGTAATAAAATTGAGGTAAAAAAAATTGAGTATATTTTAGATACACAAGCTCTAAAATTTGAAGATTACATAAAAAATTACAGTGATAAACTTCTATTAATAGAGCCAATTTTATCAAAAATGAATAATCAAAATGAGATAAAGAGTTTTGTAAATGATAGTTTATTTAAAGATTTAAATATTTTAACTTTTAGAGTTGTTGATTTTGATTCAAAAGAGATTTTAAAGTTAGTTAATAGAAATAAAGAGGATAACTACTTTTCTCAAAGATTAAAATCTATATTTATGGAGCCATATTTTAAAGAGTTGCAATCTTTAAATAAGTTTGACATTTTTAGTTATTGTGAAGATGAAGAGAATAATTTTTTAAATTTTGCAATTAGAGGTGAAAATAAGTTTTATATCTTAAAGGTTGATTTAAAAACTATTTTAGATGAAATTTCAAACTCTTATAATAAAAAAATATTAATTAAAGATATAAATGGCAATTTCTTGAATGAAGAGATGTCTCAAATTTCGCTCGATGAATATATTTATAAAAAAGTTTATATAAAAAATGATAAGTTTTATACTTTTTTGATGGATAAAACTATTGATGAAAAAAGTAATTTTATAAAGGATTATTATATAGCTATTGTTTTTGTAGTTTTTGTTTTAGCTTTAGTTTTGGCATCGGTTTTTGCATATATTATAAATAAAGAGAATAAAAAAATAGCAGATGAAAACAAAAAATTAAATTTTGATATAGTAGAAAACTCTCTTGTATTAAATGAAAATCAAAAAATTATGAATGAGCATATTATGTTTATTCAAATTGATAAAGATGGGATAATAAATGAAGTAAGTATTGCTTTTAGTGATTTCTTAGGATATTCAAGAAGTGAGCTTTTGGGGCATAGTTATAAACTTTTTGTATTTAAAGATATGAAACAAGTTTTCAAAAAAGCTGTAAAAAAAGAGTTAAATAAATCAACTTTTGAACTAAAAAATGTTCAAGGAAAAAGAAAAAATCTAGAGAGTTTTTGGGTAGATATTTTTGTTGAAGAGCAGATTGAAAATAATCAAACAATTGCTTATAATATAATATGTCAAGATGTAACCGATAAAAAAAGAATCTACAAGCTATATAAAGATTTAAATCTTAAAATTGAAGAGTATGATGCCATTTTTGAAAATGTTCAAAGTGGTATTGCATTATTAAATTTAGAAAATAAATTTGTAAAAGTTAATAACAAAATATCAGAACTTCTTGGATATTCAAAAGATGAAATACTTAAATTATCACCAATTGATATAATAAGTAGTAGTTCAAAAAAACTATTAGAAAATATGTTAAGAGATATTGCTGATTTTACAAAAATATTAAAAATTGAAATAATATTTATAAAAAAAGATAACACTCCTATACATCTTGAGTTATCTTTAATTTTACTTCCAAAAAAAGCTAGAATTATTTTTATAATAAACTCTCTAGAAGATAAAAGAGAGCTTCAAGAGTTAAATTCAAATCTTGAAAAAAGAATAAAAAAAGAGCTTGAAAAGAGTAAAGCAAAAGATAAAATCCATTATCAAGAGCAGTTAAAAAGTGCAAAATTGAGTTATATTGGTGTTTTATCTGCTGGAATTACACATGAAATAAATACACCTTTGACATATGTAAAAGGAAATTTAGAGCTTATGCATTATGATATTGAATCTCTTGATGATTCAGATATAAAAAATAGAATGTTGCAAGATAGTAAAAAAATAAAAGAGGGGTTAAATAGAATTGCAAATATAGTTGAAAGTATGAGAGAAATTTCTCATTCAAATGAGGGAGAAAAAAGAGATTTTAATGTATATGCCACTATACTTACAGCTTTGACTATGGCACATAATAGAGCAAAACATATTAGTAAAATATATTTAAATGGTGAAATTTTTGATATAAATAACATTGATAACAATAGATTTATTTTTATGAGTAATATTCAAAAACAAAGAATAGAGCAGATTTGGATTATTATTATAAATAATGCTCTTGATGAATTAGTAAAAATTGAAGATTATGAAAATAGAGAGCTAAAAATTGATATTTTAGAAGAGAAAAACAATATTCTCGTAAGATTTAAAGATAATGCTGGTGGCTTAAGCAAAGAGATACTAAAAAAATTGTTTGAACCATTTACAAGTTCTAAAAATCAAGGTGGAATGGGAATAGGATTATCTATTGCCAAAAAAATAGTAGAAGAGCATAATGGTAGTATAAAGGCTTACAATGAAGATAATGGAGCACTTTTTGAAGTAAGGCTTAGAAAAATAAAAGAGGATAAGGTTTGA
- a CDS encoding YbaB/EbfC family nucleoid-associated protein codes for MFDGIDLKNLNLGDMINKFQDMAKEQQEKSAQNLFTAKAGGGMVEISINGNSEVVDLKIDDSLLEDKDSLQILLISCMNDIIKQSEENKKRMAMNLMGNLGGLGNLGQK; via the coding sequence ATGTTTGATGGTATTGATTTAAAAAACTTAAATCTTGGGGATATGATAAATAAATTCCAAGATATGGCTAAAGAGCAACAAGAAAAAAGTGCTCAAAACCTTTTTACAGCAAAAGCTGGTGGTGGAATGGTTGAAATTTCAATTAATGGTAATTCTGAAGTTGTTGATTTAAAAATTGATGACTCACTTCTTGAAGATAAAGACTCATTACAAATACTTTTAATCTCTTGTATGAATGATATTATAAAACAAAGTGAAGAGAATAAAAAAAGAATGGCTATGAATTTGATGGGTAATTTAGGTGGATTAGGGAATTTAGGTCAAAAATAG
- a CDS encoding PAS domain-containing protein — protein sequence MENKNLIFRYFLYFILSFALSIFVINWFKNISLEAVLNDYKKESLNKYNRYYDELIKTSDFIYFNGFIKNKKLISILQKSDENKIKDELYLEFEPEFSYYKTLGIYDISFYTVDSKPILNFQDVNFDDNFNLNITQKVVASKKEFVDIKYGDKNSTIIFSKPIIDEKLNLLAVVNFEFNFNQILNKLNSNSDLIFEKFVSNSSGIGKDRLFILIPIFKLEDSKTFYLKSNLLEKNIKIEKLNDFYNFLTIFFGLSLALIVFLLYKSKNQDIKNKLLKNRYDELFSQVDRYVLKLDTDLDGKITFVTKSFCEMSGYSKDEIVGKNANILRHPDMSQNFYKNLWKELRAKKIWQGEVKNIDKFGNTYWVKTSLFPKYNDKKQHIGYSSIRTDITATKQLEKTNRLLKEDLSNRLNDLKIQDETALNSLKVALMSKILDSFSHQWKTPISKIYFELLKLENIKKDLDILKIEDVKNNIESELKELSDMLNETKTLFSSRQNMSSNLFDIVKSISSKFDNSLLEIVYDFDENIKINFAHNDLKNIIINILSTVVEFAKKYSLERVIVNISLQIEENSDEIVLKIEDNIKDIRKKEFFEQFLNFEDENKFDSKIYLAKLLADKNQAIFLCNILENSTSYYIKFKKAKIF from the coding sequence ATGGAAAATAAAAACCTAATTTTTAGGTATTTTTTATATTTTATTTTATCTTTTGCGCTCTCTATTTTTGTAATAAATTGGTTTAAAAATATTAGTTTAGAAGCTGTTTTAAATGACTATAAAAAAGAGAGTTTAAATAAGTACAATAGATATTATGATGAGTTGATTAAAACAAGTGATTTTATATACTTTAATGGATTTATCAAAAACAAAAAATTAATATCTATTTTGCAAAAAAGCGATGAGAATAAGATAAAAGATGAGCTTTATCTTGAGTTTGAGCCAGAGTTTTCATATTACAAAACTTTAGGAATATATGATATTAGTTTTTATACTGTAGATAGTAAGCCAATATTAAACTTTCAAGATGTAAATTTTGATGACAATTTTAATCTAAATATTACTCAAAAAGTTGTCGCTTCAAAAAAAGAGTTTGTTGATATAAAATATGGTGATAAAAATAGTACTATTATATTTTCAAAACCAATAATTGATGAAAAACTAAATTTATTGGCAGTTGTAAATTTTGAGTTTAATTTTAATCAAATTTTAAATAAGTTAAATTCAAATTCAGATTTAATATTTGAAAAATTTGTTTCAAACTCTTCTGGTATTGGAAAAGATAGACTTTTTATTTTAATTCCAATTTTTAAATTAGAAGATTCAAAAACTTTTTACTTAAAATCAAACTTATTAGAAAAAAATATAAAAATAGAAAAATTAAATGATTTTTATAACTTTTTAACTATATTTTTTGGCTTAAGTTTAGCACTTATTGTTTTTTTGCTTTATAAATCAAAAAATCAAGATATTAAAAATAAACTTTTAAAAAATAGATATGATGAACTATTTTCTCAAGTAGATAGATATGTATTGAAGCTTGACACTGATTTAGATGGAAAAATAACTTTTGTAACAAAAAGTTTTTGCGAAATGTCGGGATATTCTAAAGATGAGATTGTTGGTAAAAATGCAAATATTTTAAGACACCCTGATATGTCACAAAACTTCTATAAAAATCTTTGGAAAGAGTTAAGAGCAAAAAAAATATGGCAAGGTGAAGTAAAAAATATAGATAAATTTGGAAATACATATTGGGTTAAAACATCTTTATTTCCAAAATATAATGATAAAAAGCAGCATATTGGATATTCATCTATTAGAACAGATATAACTGCAACAAAACAGCTTGAAAAAACAAATAGACTTTTAAAAGAAGATTTATCAAATAGATTAAATGATTTAAAAATTCAAGATGAAACAGCTTTGAACTCTTTAAAGGTTGCACTTATGTCAAAAATTTTGGATAGCTTTTCACACCAATGGAAAACACCAATATCAAAAATATATTTTGAGTTATTAAAACTAGAAAATATTAAAAAAGATTTAGACATCTTAAAAATAGAGGATGTAAAAAATAATATAGAGAGTGAGTTAAAAGAGTTATCGGATATGTTAAATGAGACAAAAACACTATTTTCTTCAAGACAAAATATGAGTTCAAATCTATTTGATATTGTAAAAAGTATATCAAGTAAATTTGATAATTCATTACTTGAGATAGTATATGATTTTGATGAAAATATTAAAATTAATTTTGCACATAATGATTTGAAAAATATTATTATAAATATTCTTTCTACTGTCGTAGAGTTTGCAAAAAAATACTCATTAGAGAGAGTTATTGTAAATATTTCACTGCAAATAGAAGAAAATTCAGATGAAATAGTTTTAAAAATAGAAGATAATATAAAAGATATAAGAAAAAAAGAGTTTTTTGAACAATTTTTAAATTTTGAAGATGAAAATAAGTTTGATTCAAAAATATATTTAGCAAAACTTTTGGCAGATAAAAATCAAGCTATATTTTTATGTAATATATTAGAAAATAGTACAAGTTATTATATAAAATTTAAAAAGGCAAAAATATTTTGA